A genomic segment from Triticum dicoccoides isolate Atlit2015 ecotype Zavitan chromosome 1A, WEW_v2.0, whole genome shotgun sequence encodes:
- the LOC119308564 gene encoding putative serpin-Z12, translating into MSPLWKAVLCLTLFAAWRSQVEFRTMTSRRPRLDCAQRCPCSGQSYLHRPYSSSHVETQARAPLLTEAPPGGHSVSAAVGGHAGGKASCLPLAREAGVRAAAGGGGNFIVSPLSIHAALALVAAGTRGETREELLGFLGSASLDELHGAAATELAGRLNGLTQTSFACGVWVDRGQALEPEFMATAASGYAATAESVDFSSDPEQARRRVNAFVAGATDGRIRDVLPPGSVGSSTRVVLANALYFNGTWSQPFDQSATFTAPFHVPDGTIVRASFMTTGRFPFEQHVAVYPGFRALKLPYKNDGDQAGRRAEAAFYMLLLLPDGGAALGLADLYDKAVATPGFLKSHTPAVQVPVGRFMVPKFKFTFEFEASSDMQKLGVTRAFEGGDFSGMVSGGDGLFIAGVYHKATIEVDELGTVAAAATAVVIFQSARAPRPPVDFVANRPFLFAIVEEKTSAVLFLGHVINPLAE; encoded by the coding sequence ATGTCGCCCTTGTGGAAGGCCGTCCTCTGCCTGACGCTGTTTGCCGCATGGCGGTCGCAGGTGGAATTCAGGACGATGACTTCCCGGCGCCCGCGGCTTGACTGCGCTCAGCGTTGCCCTTGCAGCGGCCAGAGCTACCTCCACCGCCCTTACAGTTCCAGCCATGTAGAGACGCAAGCACGCGCCCCCTTGCTCACCGAGGCGCCTCCGGGTGGCCACTCTGTGTCTGCGGCGGTAGGCGGCCACGCGGGCGGGAAGGCGTCGTGCCTGCCTCTCGCCAGGGAGGCCGGCGtccgggcggcggccggcgggggaggcAACTTCATCGTCTCGCCGCTGTCCATCCACGCGGCGCTCGCGCTGGTGGCCGCCGGCACGCGGGGCGAGACGCGCGAGGAGCTCCTGGGCTTCCTCGGCTCAGCGTCGCTCGACGAGCTGCACGGCGCGGCGGCGACGGAGCTGGCGGGCAGGCTCAACGGCCTGACCCAGACGTCCTTCGCGTGCGGCGTGTGGGTCGACCGCGGGCAGGCGCTGGAGCCGGAGTTCATGGCCACAGCCGCGTCGGGGTACGCTGCCACCGCGGAATCCGTGGATTTCTCCTCGGACCCCGAGCAGGCGAGGCGGCGAGTGAACGCCTTCGTCGCCGGCGCGACGGACGGGCGCATCCGCGACGTCCTCCCGCCCGGCTCGGTCGGCTCGTCCACGCGGGTCGTCCTCGCCAACGCGCTCTACTTCAACGGGACGTGGTCTCAGCCGTTCGACCAGTCGGCGACCTTCACCGCCCCGTTCCACGTCCCAGACGGCACCATCGTGCGCGCGTCGTTCATGACGACGGGCCGGTTCCCGTTCGAGCAGCACGTCGCCGTCTACCCGGGCTTCAGGGCCCTCAAGCTTCCCTACAAGAACGACGGCGACCAAGCGGGGCGGCGAGCCGAGGCAGCATTCTACATGCTACTCCTCCTCCCGGACGGCGGCGCCGCTCTCGGTCTCGCCGATCTCTACGACAAGGCGGTCGCGACGCCGGGGTTCCTCAAGAGCCACACGCCGGCGGTCCAGGTTCCCGTCGGGCGGTTCATGGTCCCGAAGTTCAAGTTCACGTTCGAGTTCGAGGCGTCGTCGGACATGCAGAAGCTCGGTGTCACCAGGGCTTTCGAAGGCGGCGACTTCTCGGGCATGGTGAGCGGCGGGGATGGGCTCTTCATTGCCGGCGTGTACCATAAGGCCACCATCGAGGTGGACGAGCTGGGCACCGTGGCCGCCGCAGCAACGGCCGTGGTCATCTTTCAGAGTGCAAGGGCGCCACGGCCTCCGGTGGATTTCGTGGCGAACCGGCCCTTCCTATTCGCCATTGTTGAGGAGAAAACCAGCGCTGTGCTGTTCCTTGGCCATGTGATCAATCCCCTCGCTGAATGA